In the genome of Vanacampus margaritifer isolate UIUO_Vmar chromosome 1, RoL_Vmar_1.0, whole genome shotgun sequence, one region contains:
- the LOC144038118 gene encoding rho GTPase-activating protein 20-like, translating into MDNMSPQLQQDRLSQGSGQSDNRRRVKSQSLRCQSAPSLVIRKALSRSKTLSRESLPVPVFPETCSLVQSCLRVADRLFLQHGHTQLKTGMQTQDRHFFLFTDILVIAKAKSANQFKQKAQARVCEMWTASCMEEVCEGSACPERSFVIGWPTCNSVATFSSAEEKEKWSSLLKSRIKEEKEKEEPKTIPLRVYGKGLNTYAVAKTLPVSNSDSTHEVIRLALQQFCIIGSVKDYQLWILSKRDNTPYPLIGHEFPFSIHMSHVRQTLTHSATAPEDGDWAMQSEQLQVHKRCQFILRARPDETLQLQAATEFPQKPLKRRRSLITWAFLRGSSPQMASSTGTASQGCLFGRPLSAVCVGGALPKSVMDMLRLLYNEGPWTRGIFRRPAGARAVRELRDSLDAGQFLLPLTRDHIFIIAGVFKDFLRNIPGSLLCCELHGEWMDVLVDEEGEEERVQEIQRVMSRLPKDNAALLRYVLAVLHAIRDNSRENQMTGFNLAVCIAPSMLWPPGALCSPEAENEGTKKVCDLVKFMIEHCQQIVGEEPASLFGGSPRRLNTPETELCDNWMYPMTDSSYDSLENELDTSSGGSPSFCGRRLRSKPGSLDSVLTFSDYEQDNEADVRHADWQVLRGSGQIQDAPAADPSSSTLDSVYLRSIHRQRRRSEPALMHEAKIQPSLSGGSADGLAGEDDDDKGQWASKSGLHQRYRKSLAAMETGSSSMSSNPTSPAPTQVKACDAASCTLASGRKETSRKACPAKEHLKCFKTLKSCRSLHPNSWLRKDRRLSLTQQESLEKNSASSERTNSPTADEY; encoded by the exons AGAGAGCCTCCCGGTTCCCGTGTTCCCGGAGACGTGCTCATTGGTCCAGTCCTGCCTGAGAGTGGCCGACAGGTTGTTTCTCCAACATGGACACACTCAGTTGAAAACTGGCATGCAGACTCAAGACAGacacttcttcctcttcaccgACATCCTGGTGATCGCCAAAGCCAA GTCAGCCAACCAATTCAAGCAGAAGGCCCAAGCGCGCGTATGTGAAATGTGGACAGCGAGTTGCATGGAGGAGGTGTGTGAGGGGAGCGCCTGCCCCGAGAGGAGCTTTGTCATTGGGTGGCCCACCTGTAACTCGGTTGCAACGTTCAG CTCAGCggaagaaaaagagaaatggTCGTCTCTCCTGAAAAG TCGCATTAAAGAGGAAAAAGAGAAGGAAGAACCGAAAACCATCCCTCTCAGAGTGTATGGGAAGGGACTTAACACTTACGCTGTT GCAAAGACTTTGCCCGTCAGCAACTCTGATTCGACCCATGAGGTCATCCGACTGGCCCTGCAGCAGTTTTGCATCATT gGTAGCGTGAAGGACTACCAGCTGTGGATCCTCTCTAAGAGGGACAATACGCCCTACCCACTCATTG GTCACGAGTTCCCCTTCAGTATCCACATGAGTCACGTGCGGCAAACGTTGACCCACAGCGCTACGGCGCCCGAGGACGGAGACTGGGCGATGCAGTCGGAGCAGCTGCAGGTGCACAAGCGCTGCCAGTTCATCCTGAGAGCCCGCCCTGACGAAACGCTTCAACTGCAAGCGGCCACAG AGTTCCCCCAGAAGCCATTAAAAAGGAGGCGCTCCCTCATCACTTGGGCCTTTCTGCGAGGCTCCTCCCCTCAGATGGCGTCATCCACGGGCACCGCTTCTCAGGGCTGCTTATTCGGACGCCCGCTCAGCGCCGTGTGCGTGGGAGGTGCTCTGCCAAAGTCCGTGATG GACATGCTGAGGCTTCTGTATAACGAGGGCCCGTGGACGCGGGGAATCTTTCGGCGGCCGGCGGGCGCTCGAGCCGTCAGGGAGCTGCGCGACTCACTGGATGCCGGCCAGTTCCTTCTCCCGCTCACACGGGACCACATCTTCATCATCGCCGGCGTCTTTAAA GACTTCCTTCGCAACATCCCCGGCAGCCTGTTATGTTGTGAGCTGCATGGAGAATGGATGGACGTGCTGGTCGATgaagagggggaggaggagcgGGTGCAAGAGATACAACG GGTGATGAGTCGGCTGCCCAAAGACAACGCCGCGTTGCTACGCTACGTGCTGGCCGTGCTGCATGCTATACGAGACAACTCCCGCGAGAACCAGATGACCGGCTTCAACCTGGCGGTGTGCATCGCTCCCAGCATGCTTTGGCCTCCCGGGGCACTGTGCAGCCCTGAGGCAGAAAATGAAGGAACCAAGAAG GTTTGTGACTTGGTGAAATTCATGATCGAACACTGCCAGCAGATTGTGGGAGAGGAGCCCGCCTCCCTGTTTGGAGGTTCGCCACGGAGACTCAACACGCCGGAGACAGAACTCTGCG ACAATTGGATGTACCCTATGACAGACTCGTCCTATGACAGTCTAGAGAACGAGTTGGATACCAGCAGCGGAGGCTCGCCAAGTTTTTGCGGCAGACGTCTCCGATCCAAACCAGGCAGTCTGGACTCGGTCCTCACCTTCAGCGACTACGAGCAGGACAACGAGGCCGACGTGCGGCACGCTGACTGGCAGGTGCTGAGGGGAAGCGGGCAGATCCAAGATGCACCCGCGGCGGACCCCTCCTCGTCCACCCTGGACTCCGTTTACCTGCGCAGCATCCACAGACAGCGGCGGCGTTCTGAGCCGGCATTGATGCACGAAGCAAAGATTCAGCCGAGCTTGTCCGGCGGCAGCGCGGATGGGCTCGCTGGCGAGGATGACGACGACAAAGGCCAGTGGGCCTCGAAGTCGGGGCTTCACCAGAGGTACAGAAAGTCACTGGCGGCCATGGAGACCGGCTCCTCCAGCATGTCCTCGAACCCCACCTCCCCTGCACCAACACAGGTCAAAGCATGCGACGCCGCAAGCTGCACTTTGGCTTCAGGCAGAAAGGAGACGAGTCGCAAAGCGTGCCCAGCCAAAGAGCATCTTAAATGCTTCAAAACTTTGAAAAGCTGCAGGAGCCTCCACCCCAACTCTTGGCTGAGGAAAGACCGCAGATTGTCTTTAACTCAACAAGAGAGCTTGGAGAAGAACTCAGCCTCTAGCGAACGCACAAACTCACCCACCGCTGATGAATATTAG